A single Natranaerobius thermophilus JW/NM-WN-LF DNA region contains:
- the ppdK gene encoding pyruvate, phosphate dikinase, with translation MTSMDKLVYKFSEGSRDMKPFLGGKGANLAEMTKIGLPVPPGFTVSTDACNEYFKNNGILTEQLREQIFTALSEIENATNKKFGDPSNPLLVSVRSGAVISMPGMMDTVLNLGLNDETVQGLARQTSNDRFAYDSYRRFIQMFSDVVMGIGNYMFENEMSRLKEEYQVTEDTQLNSQALQDLITRYKQVYNRETGEEFPQDPKDQLIMAVKAVFNSWNNQRAKVYREIHNISHELGTAVNVQTMVFGNMGNDSGTGVAFTRNPSTGEKNIYGEFLLNAQGEDVVAGIRTPKAIKDLEDEFPEVYNQFLEVSQLLENHYCDMQDIEFTVENKKLYLLQTRNGKRTAAAAVKIAVDMVEEGVISKETALQRVEPEQIAHLLHPQIDPDQDFEMLTSGLPASPGAATGNVVFDANEAEELKNIGKNVILARPETTPDDIHGIVAAEGILTSRGGMTSHAAVVARGMGIPAVCGCDEISIDLENERMIINGQNINKGELISIDGGSGKVISGAVKLTDPGLNEESQKLLDWAENIKQLGVRANADTPSDAAKAREFGAKGIGLCRTEHMFMGSERLPKVQEMIISESESQRKEALDKLVPYQEQDFYEILKIMDGYPTTVRLLDPPLHEFLPDREKLEQELNNLSKDEIDEEALEEKKQLLDKVKALEESNPMLGFRGCRLGLIYPEIYNMQVEALVKATKKLLAEGYSPQPEIMVPLVGHETEMELLKDSIHEIIDLHVEAPEEKEIFHVGTMIELPRACMTADEIANHVQFFSFGTNDLTQTTLGYSRDDAEGKFLAHYMQNDIIPENPFMILDQAGVGELVKIAVEKSKQVNPDLTRGICGEHGGDPDSIKFFHKIGLHYVSCSPFRVPVARLAAAQSVLNSE, from the coding sequence ATGACTTCGATGGATAAACTAGTTTATAAGTTTTCAGAAGGCAGCAGAGATATGAAGCCTTTTTTAGGGGGAAAGGGTGCCAATCTTGCCGAAATGACGAAAATCGGTCTACCGGTTCCACCAGGATTTACAGTTTCCACTGATGCTTGTAATGAATACTTTAAAAATAATGGGATATTAACAGAACAATTGCGGGAGCAAATCTTCACTGCTCTTTCGGAAATTGAAAATGCAACTAATAAAAAATTTGGTGATCCTTCTAATCCTTTATTAGTATCAGTGCGCTCTGGAGCAGTAATTTCCATGCCAGGGATGATGGACACAGTTTTGAATCTAGGATTGAATGATGAAACAGTACAAGGTCTGGCCCGTCAAACTTCCAATGATAGATTTGCTTATGATTCCTACAGACGTTTTATTCAAATGTTCAGTGATGTAGTTATGGGAATAGGAAATTATATGTTTGAAAATGAAATGTCCCGCTTAAAAGAAGAATATCAGGTAACTGAAGATACTCAACTTAACAGTCAGGCATTACAGGACCTGATCACAAGGTATAAGCAGGTATATAACAGAGAAACCGGTGAGGAATTCCCCCAGGACCCAAAAGACCAATTGATTATGGCAGTCAAAGCGGTTTTTAATTCCTGGAATAATCAAAGAGCCAAAGTTTATAGAGAAATTCATAATATCTCTCACGAACTAGGTACTGCTGTTAACGTACAGACCATGGTATTTGGAAATATGGGGAATGATAGTGGAACAGGTGTGGCTTTTACGCGAAACCCGTCAACTGGTGAGAAAAATATATATGGAGAATTTCTACTAAATGCCCAAGGAGAAGATGTGGTAGCAGGGATTAGAACACCAAAAGCGATTAAAGATCTGGAGGATGAATTTCCTGAAGTTTATAATCAGTTTCTAGAAGTCAGTCAACTTCTAGAAAACCATTATTGCGATATGCAAGATATTGAATTTACAGTTGAAAATAAAAAGCTCTATTTATTGCAAACTAGAAATGGAAAGAGAACAGCAGCTGCTGCTGTAAAAATTGCAGTGGATATGGTTGAAGAGGGAGTAATATCGAAAGAAACTGCATTACAAAGAGTAGAACCAGAACAAATTGCCCATTTATTGCACCCACAAATTGATCCCGATCAGGACTTTGAAATGTTGACCAGTGGTTTACCTGCTTCGCCCGGTGCTGCTACTGGCAATGTGGTCTTTGATGCCAATGAAGCTGAGGAGTTAAAAAACATTGGTAAAAATGTCATCCTAGCTAGACCAGAAACTACCCCTGACGATATACATGGGATAGTTGCAGCAGAAGGAATACTAACAAGTCGTGGTGGCATGACTAGTCATGCAGCTGTTGTGGCTAGAGGTATGGGTATTCCAGCCGTTTGTGGTTGTGATGAAATAAGTATTGATCTTGAGAATGAGAGAATGATCATTAACGGCCAAAACATAAATAAGGGTGAGTTAATTTCCATTGATGGTGGTAGTGGTAAAGTAATCTCTGGAGCTGTAAAATTAACGGACCCTGGACTAAATGAAGAAAGTCAAAAATTACTTGATTGGGCAGAAAATATCAAACAATTAGGTGTGAGAGCTAATGCAGACACACCATCTGATGCCGCAAAAGCAAGAGAGTTTGGGGCCAAAGGGATTGGTCTTTGTAGAACTGAACACATGTTTATGGGTTCAGAGCGCTTACCTAAGGTTCAGGAAATGATTATTTCAGAGTCTGAAAGCCAAAGGAAAGAAGCTTTAGATAAATTGGTCCCATATCAAGAACAAGATTTTTATGAAATCTTAAAAATTATGGATGGATATCCTACCACTGTAAGATTATTGGATCCGCCACTCCATGAATTTTTGCCCGACAGAGAAAAACTTGAACAAGAATTGAATAACTTATCGAAAGATGAGATTGATGAAGAGGCCTTAGAAGAGAAAAAACAACTTCTTGATAAAGTTAAAGCCCTAGAAGAATCTAATCCTATGCTAGGATTTAGGGGCTGTCGTTTAGGATTAATATACCCAGAAATTTATAATATGCAGGTGGAAGCCCTGGTCAAAGCAACTAAAAAGCTATTGGCTGAAGGATACTCACCGCAACCAGAGATTATGGTACCTTTAGTAGGACATGAAACAGAAATGGAGTTATTAAAAGATAGCATTCATGAAATAATAGACTTACATGTAGAAGCACCAGAAGAAAAAGAAATCTTCCATGTTGGGACCATGATCGAATTACCCAGAGCTTGTATGACAGCTGATGAAATTGCCAATCATGTTCAATTCTTTTCTTTTGGTACTAATGATCTTACACAAACAACTTTAGGATATAGTAGAGATGATGCAGAAGGAAAGTTCTTAGCTCATTATATGCAAAATGACATTATTCCTGAAAACCCTTTTATGATTTTAGACCAGGCAGGAGTGGGTGAACTAGTTAAAATAGCAGTTGAAAAATCAAAACAGGTCAATCCAGATTTAACTAGAGGTATTTGTGGTGAACACGGAGGCGATCCTGATTCTATTAAATTCTTCCATAAGATTGGACTACACTATGTTAGTTGTTCTCCTTTTAGGGTTCCTGTAGCAAGGTTGGCTGCAGCACAATCTGTTTTAAATTCAGAATAA